One Cryptomeria japonica chromosome 9, Sugi_1.0, whole genome shotgun sequence genomic window carries:
- the LOC131044524 gene encoding triacylglycerol lipase 1, with translation MEVCKKVHVFALLVSTFCWHTWIVSGLSSINGVIRSEKYQGGLCSIFVQPYSKYNCHEYSIGTSDGFKLGVQRLNIPSFSKGPVLLNHGVLSGGDSWILNPPGESPAFILADAGYDVWIGNARTTSFSYGHEYLTENDKAYWDWSVDELAAIDLPTMVYLVNNITKRNMHFIGFSQGTQAALAAFSEGSIGDKVEKVALLAPVAYVSHAYTPIGVAAAVLHLDKVFQDLGLHSFSTKTKTGKQYVDMICAAANTRCFEGLTDTFTGINCCINNSRRAFYEKYETQTTSTKNLAHLAQIYRANKFQKYDYGLLQNFIKYGSKDPPEYDLSKVPKQKLFLAAGEKDALANELDVERLKIDLGGQGFQYLYKPNYAHLDFILAYNCKQELYDHVISFFENNV, from the exons ATGGAGGTCTGTAAGAAAGTTCATGTCTTTGCATTGTTGGTCTCCACTTTTTGTTGGCATACATGGATTGTTTCAGGGCTTAGCAGTATCAATGGAGTTATAAGGTCTGAGAAGTACCAAGGCGGACTATGTTCTATATTTGTGCAGCCCTATTCCAAATATAATTGTCATGAGTATTCC ATTGGAACATCAGACGGCTTTAAACTGGGGGTCCAGAGGCTCAACATTCCTTCCTTCTCTAAGGGTCCAGTTCTGCTCAATCATGGTGTTTTATCA GGTGGGGATAGTTGGATTCTGAATCCACCTGGTGAATCCCCTGCCTTCATTCTAGCTGATGCAGGCTATGATGTCTGGATTGGCAATGCAAGGACAACAAGTTTTAGCTACGGACATGAGTATTTGACAGAGAATGACAAG GCGTATTGGGACTGGAGTGTGGATGAACTAGCAGCAATAGACCTTCCAACCATGGTGTATTTGGTAAACAACATAACCAAGAGAAATATGCACTTCATAGGATTCTCTCAG GGTACTCAAGCTGCTTTAGCTGCTTTTAGTGAAGGGAGTATTGGAGACAAGGTGGAAAAAGTGGCATTATTGGCCCCTGTTGCGTATGTTTCCCACGCATATACACCCATTGGAGTTGCTGCTGCAGTTCTTCATCTGGACAAA GTCTTTCAGGATCTGGGATTGCACTCATTCAGCACAAAAAC GAAAACAGGAAAGCAGTATGTGGACATGATATGTGCAGCAGCAAACACACGTTGCTTTGAAGGCTTAACTGATACTTTCACAG GCATTAATTGTTGCATCAACAATTCAAGGAGAGCTTTCTATGAGAAATATGAGACTCAAACTACTTCAACCAAGAACTTAGCTCATCTCGCTCAGA TATATAGAGCAAACAAGTTCCAGAAATACGATTATGGGTTGTTACAGAACTTTATAAAATATGGTTCCAAAGACCCTCCTGAATATGATTTATCCAAGGTCCCCAAACAGAAGCTGTTCCTGGCTGCAGGAGAGAAGGATGCCTTGGCAAATGAATTGGATGTGGAAAGGCTTAAGATTGACTTGGGTGGTCAAGGCTTTCAATATCTATACAAGCCTAATTATGCTCATTTGGACTTCATTCTTGCCTACAATTGCAAGCAGGAGCTTTATGATCATGTCATATCTTTCTTTGAAAATAATGTTTAA